One segment of Thermosynechococcus sp. HN-54 DNA contains the following:
- the dacB gene encoding D-alanyl-D-alanine carboxypeptidase/D-alanyl-D-alanine-endopeptidase, with product MAWLRWLLPPVSILVLLVSPAAFSLCRQDLARALQQEIQNPQWQRGQWGMVVRDLTTGDLLYDYQGEKLFLVASNVKLTTVAAALDYWGANHRFITTLSARSPDRTTLRLQGSFDPSFSSQDLQQMAVRLAQEGIRQIQVLEIGGITPVRMEPTWAIEDLTMGYAAVVTRFSVNQNALNLKVIPQELAQPLALRQPEGSLPWPVVNETRTVSTAEAEFLESEVRGQQMIVRGQLHVGSEPAEMRIPLPQPTSYLQQQVQRAFAQAGIQVRQIRLVETADPLPDVLVPHASPPLAELILPILQESDNFYAEMLLAALEAAQPGYRQRYLERIGVPVAVLVDGSGLSRQNWLTPHGLVTLLQHIEQTNDASLWRRSLPLAGRSGTLRQRFRGTAAQDRVWAKTGTLRGVVALAGYVEPLQDRPLVFSIVVNQGGQATGELRAGLDRMVVLLAQLQSCDHIPMRVNSNF from the coding sequence ATGGCATGGCTTCGATGGCTTCTGCCCCCTGTTAGTATCCTTGTCCTGCTGGTTTCACCTGCTGCCTTTAGCCTTTGCCGCCAAGACTTGGCTCGTGCCCTGCAACAGGAAATCCAAAATCCCCAATGGCAACGGGGTCAGTGGGGCATGGTGGTGCGGGATTTAACCACAGGTGACCTTCTCTACGACTACCAAGGGGAAAAGCTCTTTTTGGTCGCCTCAAATGTGAAGCTGACCACGGTGGCGGCAGCCCTTGACTATTGGGGGGCGAATCATCGGTTTATCACCACCCTCAGTGCGCGATCGCCCGACAGAACAACCCTGCGTCTTCAGGGCAGTTTTGACCCGAGTTTCAGCAGCCAAGACCTGCAACAAATGGCGGTCCGTCTTGCCCAAGAGGGCATTCGCCAGATTCAAGTCTTGGAAATCGGTGGTATAACCCCTGTGAGGATGGAACCCACATGGGCGATCGAAGACCTGACGATGGGCTATGCAGCAGTTGTCACGCGCTTCAGTGTCAATCAAAACGCCCTCAATCTCAAGGTCATTCCTCAAGAGTTGGCTCAACCTTTGGCGCTGCGGCAGCCGGAGGGCAGTCTTCCTTGGCCAGTGGTGAATGAGACCCGTACCGTATCGACCGCTGAAGCGGAATTTCTCGAAAGTGAGGTGCGCGGCCAGCAAATGATTGTGCGGGGTCAACTCCACGTCGGCAGTGAACCAGCAGAAATGCGCATTCCTCTCCCTCAGCCCACCTCTTATCTTCAGCAGCAGGTGCAGCGTGCCTTTGCCCAAGCGGGCATTCAAGTGCGGCAGATTCGCCTAGTGGAGACAGCAGACCCCTTACCTGATGTTTTAGTGCCTCATGCTTCACCCCCCCTAGCAGAGTTAATTTTGCCGATTCTCCAAGAGAGTGACAATTTCTATGCGGAAATGCTCCTTGCCGCTCTGGAGGCAGCACAACCCGGCTATCGCCAACGCTATCTAGAGCGAATCGGTGTCCCAGTAGCAGTCTTGGTGGATGGTTCGGGACTCTCGCGGCAAAATTGGCTGACGCCCCATGGTTTAGTCACCCTGCTGCAACACATAGAGCAAACCAATGATGCCTCGCTGTGGCGGCGATCGCTCCCCCTTGCCGGCAGATCCGGTACCCTACGGCAGCGCTTTCGTGGTACGGCCGCTCAGGATCGTGTCTGGGCGAAAACAGGCACATTGCGGGGGGTAGTTGCCCTAGCGGGCTATGTGGAACCGTTGCAGGATCGCCCCCTTGTCTTTAGCATAGTTGTCAATCAAGGGGGGCAGGCGACAGGAGAACTCCGCGCAGGGTTGGATCGAATGGTGGTTCTGCTCGCCCAATTGCAGTCTTGCGATCATATTCCCATGCGGGTTAACAGTAATTTTTAA
- a CDS encoding GNAT family N-acetyltransferase has protein sequence MQLIASVLEEFGLSWQPEGADADVVHVEDYYHRRGGQFWVVEKASEVVGTIAFYPIERGEAAVEIRKMYLHPRVRGQGLGTFLLHHLEAAIAAAGYRKIWIETASAMTTAVYLYEKLGYQPATGVETQRCDRVYVKDLVPHGMASMASAPC, from the coding sequence ATGCAACTCATTGCCAGTGTTTTAGAAGAATTTGGCCTCTCTTGGCAACCCGAAGGTGCCGATGCCGATGTGGTGCATGTGGAGGACTACTACCACCGCCGTGGCGGACAATTTTGGGTAGTGGAGAAAGCCTCTGAAGTCGTTGGCACGATCGCCTTCTATCCGATTGAGCGGGGCGAAGCGGCCGTGGAAATTCGCAAGATGTACCTTCATCCCCGTGTGCGCGGTCAAGGTCTCGGGACATTCCTGCTGCACCATTTGGAGGCAGCAATTGCAGCGGCGGGCTACCGCAAAATCTGGATTGAAACGGCGTCAGCGATGACCACGGCAGTCTATTTGTACGAAAAGTTGGGTTATCAACCTGCCACTGGTGTGGAAACGCAGCGCTGCGATCGCGTGTATGTCAAGGATTTAGTGCCCCATGGCATGGCTTCGATGGCTTCTGCCCCCTGTTAG
- a CDS encoding DUF4276 family protein translates to MRNGCPLTGALSFYVDRDDDDCKKLKQQLENIATKAGLKTRSNSPLCWQLVNRIAIEELEAWYFGDWEAVRAAYPKVSRTVTQKTKYRNSNAIAGGAWETFESVMHGYFKSGLRKVEVARALGQHLNPSRCKSPSFVCFRDALL, encoded by the coding sequence ATGCGGAATGGCTGCCCACTGACTGGCGCATTGTCGTTTTATGTGGATCGCGACGATGACGACTGCAAAAAGCTGAAGCAGCAATTGGAGAACATCGCGACCAAGGCAGGACTGAAAACTCGAAGTAATTCGCCCTTATGTTGGCAACTTGTTAATCGGATTGCAATTGAGGAGTTGGAGGCTTGGTACTTTGGCGACTGGGAGGCTGTTCGAGCTGCTTATCCAAAAGTATCCCGAACTGTGACGCAAAAAACCAAATATCGCAATTCCAACGCAATTGCTGGCGGCGCTTGGGAAACATTTGAATCCGTGATGCATGGGTACTTCAAAAGTGGGCTACGCAAGGTTGAGGTCGCGCGAGCTTTGGGGCAACATCTGAATCCTAGCCGGTGCAAATCGCCGAGCTTCGTCTGCTTTCGCGATGCCTTGCTGTAA
- a CDS encoding succinate dehydrogenase/fumarate reductase flavoprotein subunit — protein sequence MQDFAVVIVGGGLAGCRAALEICRLAPETAIALVAKTHPIRSHSVAAQGGIAATLKNVDTEDSWESHAFDTVKGSDFLADQDAVALLAQEAPDVVIDLEHLGVLFSRLPDGRIAQRPFGGHTHQRTCYAADKTGHAILHELYCNLLKYNVTFFSEWYVLRLIVEDQQAKGVVAYHIETGQLEILRAPAILFATGGYGRVFNTTSNDFASTGDGLAMTARAGLPLEDMEFVQFHPTGLYPAGVLISEAVRGEGAYLINAAGERFMARYAPTRMELAPRDITSRAIAIEIREGRGIHSDGSAGGPFVYLDVRHLGREKIMSRIPFCWEEAHRLAGVDAVVEPIPVRPTVHYSMGGIPVNVNGQVRANATELVTGFYAAGECACVSVHGANRLGSNSLLECVVYGRRTGAAIAKDLPSLPQPQFDPQPYLQAAEQQIQHLFDQAGDLRIAQLRQQVQDCMTQYCGVFRTADLMQRGLEELQRLKAAYARIRLDDRQRYWNTELLEAFELANILVVAEVILSSALARQESRGAHFREDYPQRDDVNFLRHTLATYYSDGIRIDYLPVTITMFPPQERKY from the coding sequence ATGCAAGACTTTGCCGTTGTGATTGTCGGTGGTGGCCTAGCAGGCTGTCGTGCTGCTTTGGAAATTTGCCGCCTTGCCCCGGAGACCGCCATTGCCCTTGTGGCCAAAACCCATCCGATTCGTTCCCATTCCGTTGCCGCCCAAGGGGGCATTGCCGCCACGCTGAAAAATGTGGATACAGAAGACTCTTGGGAAAGCCATGCTTTTGATACGGTCAAAGGATCCGACTTCCTAGCGGATCAGGATGCGGTTGCCCTCCTCGCCCAAGAAGCCCCCGATGTCGTCATTGACCTTGAACATTTGGGCGTGCTTTTTTCCCGCTTGCCCGATGGCCGCATTGCCCAACGTCCCTTTGGCGGTCACACTCACCAGCGCACCTGCTATGCAGCCGATAAAACGGGTCACGCCATTCTCCACGAACTCTATTGCAATCTCCTGAAGTACAACGTCACGTTTTTTAGCGAATGGTATGTGCTGCGGCTGATTGTCGAAGATCAGCAGGCCAAGGGGGTCGTCGCTTACCACATTGAAACCGGTCAACTGGAAATCCTGCGGGCGCCCGCAATTCTTTTTGCAACGGGTGGGTATGGGCGCGTCTTTAATACCACGTCCAATGATTTTGCCTCTACGGGGGATGGATTGGCGATGACCGCACGAGCGGGCTTGCCCCTTGAGGATATGGAATTTGTTCAATTTCACCCTACAGGGTTGTACCCTGCTGGAGTCTTGATTTCTGAGGCAGTGCGGGGCGAAGGGGCGTATCTGATCAATGCGGCAGGTGAACGCTTTATGGCGCGCTATGCCCCGACTCGCATGGAATTAGCACCGCGCGATATTACCTCGCGGGCGATCGCCATCGAAATTCGTGAAGGGCGAGGGATTCACAGTGATGGCTCTGCCGGTGGGCCTTTTGTCTATCTCGATGTCCGCCACTTGGGTCGGGAAAAAATCATGAGTCGCATTCCCTTTTGCTGGGAGGAAGCCCATCGCTTGGCGGGGGTGGATGCCGTGGTGGAACCCATTCCTGTCCGTCCGACGGTGCACTATTCAATGGGGGGGATTCCGGTCAATGTCAATGGGCAGGTGCGCGCCAATGCCACGGAACTAGTCACAGGGTTTTATGCCGCTGGCGAATGTGCCTGTGTGTCGGTGCATGGTGCCAATCGGTTGGGGAGTAATTCCCTGTTAGAGTGTGTCGTCTATGGCCGCCGTACGGGTGCCGCGATCGCCAAGGATTTACCGAGCTTGCCCCAACCCCAATTTGACCCCCAGCCCTATCTACAGGCAGCGGAACAACAGATTCAACACCTTTTTGACCAAGCGGGGGATTTGCGTATTGCCCAACTGCGGCAGCAGGTTCAAGATTGCATGACCCAGTACTGTGGCGTGTTTCGCACTGCTGACTTAATGCAGAGGGGGTTGGAAGAATTGCAGCGGCTGAAGGCAGCCTATGCGCGGATTCGTCTCGACGATCGCCAGCGCTATTGGAACACAGAGCTGTTAGAAGCCTTTGAGTTAGCAAATATCCTCGTGGTTGCGGAAGTGATTTTGAGCAGCGCCCTTGCTCGCCAAGAAAGTCGGGGTGCCCATTTCCGTGAGGACTATCCGCAGCGGGATGATGTTAATTTTCTGCGCCACACCTTGGCCACCTACTACAGCGACGGCATTAGGATTGACTATCTGCCGGTAACCATCACCATGTTTCCGCCCCAAGAGCGCAAGTACTAG